The genomic window CTCACGTGAACCCATGCATCTCCGATGGCCTCATGGGTGCCATCCCACGTCGGACACCGACGTAGTGAATTCAGAGGTAGCGCCCTGGTCCAGCGACCGTCAACTCTACATTAGGTTAACATGTTGCCTTGTGTTTTCCTCCTCAGCGGCTGCCTTCCAGTCCGGTAAGATCCCTCCTACACCATTCCCTGGAGCCCCTCCCCCAGGCGGAGCCATGCTCCCTCCTCCAAACATCAGTACGTAGACTGTGGACCAACCACAACAGTGCTAGTCTAATATTTTGAGAATGATTTATATTGAAATGGGATACTGATAACTTGCTGTGTTAGGGACTGAGCTTTAAATTGTTATTTGTGAACCCCAGGTGGCCCTCCACGCCCAGGCATGCTACCAGTGCCCGGGCCCCCTATGGGTGGTCATGGTCCTCATATGATGCAAATGATGGGGCCCCCACCACATGGAATGATGCCTGGTGAGATTATTGCCCCAacacctactgtgtgtgtgtgtgtgtgtgtgtgtgtgtgtgtgtgtgtgtgtgtgtgtgtgtgtgtgtgtgtgtgtgtgtgtgtgtgtgtgtgtgtgtgtgtgtgtgtgtgtgtgtgtgtgtctaaaaaaaaaatattttcgaTGGGCATTGGATTAAAGCTCTGCAAGTTCTCACCCAAAATGTATCTGCTGCTGCTCACAAATCTTAACTGAACAAGAACAGTTCATGCCTGGTCAAAGTCATAGCTTTGAGATATATTTTTCACCAAGATGTGATGTATTCATAATAGTCCATAAGGGACATGAATACTGGACCATGATTAGGATAAAATGTGAAAACCAAGTAAAATCAGATATAATTTCTCTGATGTTTGCTGTCCTGTAGGTCCAGGTATGCGACCACCAATGGGCCACATGCAGATGATGCCTGGCCCACATATGATGCGCCCCCATCGGCCAATGATGCTTATCAGACCGGGTATGATCCGGCCAGACAGATGAGACCCAAAATCAAGAGGCACTCCTGTGTTCTACACTGCCATATACATGATCTTTGGAGGACACTGCACCAAATGCATTGTTTGGGTTTTTGAAATGGCCACCTATTGTCTCCACCTTAAAACCCATTTGGTAGAGTTCCACATCATCCCTCTTTATCTCCACAAAACCATTTTGACAGGCTATTTATTGTGGTTTCACATAAACAAAACCTCTGGGTTTTTTTTGTGTTTAGTGTATAGGTCAtattttgttttgatgcatagTTGTATTGTTTACACAAGTAGGTTTCCGTTTCCCCCTGCTGTTCTAATAAGAATACAGCTGTGGAGGTTTAACGTGGTACCAGTTGCACATGCATGTCAGAAAGAGCAGGTATTATTTTGTCACTGTTCTGTTGTAAATGCctgatttgtttttttgtttttcaatGTAAAATATGCTTATTTTTTGGGCCCACagtctttttattttttaaagaaataaaATGAGTAGACTTGAAAGTGTATGTTGGTCTTCAATCATTTAGTTTGGATAATAGATGTTAGAGGCTTCTACCTTCATAAAATGAACAAGGACTCCTGTTTTAGAAAATGGTCGGTGTACTTTATTCAATTTACCTCTACTTTATTCAACTATATGACACGAGTGTGTTCTATAGAAAGAAGTCTGCTTTCAGACTGACTGTTTTTTCTCCACAGGTCACTTGTACATCCTTTTCTCGTCAGTATGCAGCATGTGGTTCGTAAGAGCATTTGCCACAATCATTGTAGCTAAATGGTTTCTCCTCAGTGTGTAGCTGCATTTGCTCTGTCAGGGCTCCTTTCAGTTTGACGCATCTTCCACAAGCGTGTCCTTTCCCCTGTGAAGTCTCCGGTGTGTCTTTTTTTAAAGTACCTACCGCAACAAAGCCTTTTACATAGGGCAtgtaaatggtttctctcctgcgTGACTCATCATATGCATGATAAGGCTTTTCTCCCGCTTGAGGAATTTGCCAAGTACACTAcattgccaaaagtatgtggacactccttcaaattagtggatttggatatttcagccacactcgttgctaacaggtgtataacattgagcacaccgccatgcaatctccatagacaaacactggcagtagaatggcccatactgaagagctctgaCATTCAACGTGGATGcaaccttttcaacaagtcagtttgttaaatttctgccctgttaaagctgccccggtcaactgaaaagggctgttattgtgaagtggacttctaggagcaacaacggctcagcagcgaagtggtaggtcacacaagctcacagaaaaggacagccgagtgctgaagcgcatctgtcctctgttgcaacactcgctACTGAGTTCCAAGCTGGCtctgggagcttcatgaaatgggtttctatggccgaaCAGCCGCACACGAGCCTAAGTTCACCATGTGCAATGGCAATCAttggctggaggggtgtaaagctcgccaccattggagtctggagcagtggaaacgcgttctctggagagatgaatcacgcttcaccatctgggagtccgacggacaaatctgggtttggcggatgccaggagaacgctacctgcccgaatgcatagtgccaactgtaaagtttggtggaggaggaataatggtctggggctgttgttagtcccttagttccagtgaagggaaatcttaatgctacagcatacattgacattctagacgattctgtgcttccaactttcctgtttcagcatggcaatgcctctgtgcacaaagtgaggtccatacagaaatagtttgttgagatcggtgtggaagaacttgactgacctgcacagagccctaacctcaaacccatcgaacaccttttgggatgaattgaaacgccgactgcgagcaaggcctaatcgcccaacatcagtgcccaacctcaccaatgttgttgtggctgaatggaagcatgtctccgcagcaatgttccaacatctagtagaaagccttcccagaagagtggaagctgttatagcagcaaagggggtaccaactccatattaatgcccatgattttggaatgagatgttcgatgagcaggtgtccacatactattggtcatgtagtgtatgtcattAGCCTCCGACAGTAGGCTATTTAGGCCAATATCAAAGAATGTTCAAAAATGTTTTACAAGGTATTCTCTCTGCTCTGGCAGGGATGCATAGCTACCTAATATTTACTGGAAGAATCTCAATTGTATATCCTTGATTCCTCGCCCACCCCTCTCGtcaccttctcaaaacccattggatgagaaggtcCGAGGTCATGCGAGGAATCAAATCATTCAAATTGAGATTATCCCACTGTCACTGCGGAGGCTAGCTTGTTTGTTGTCGGTACCACATGAGAGCATGGCGTAGACATAACACTTCAATCATCTAGGTTTGTTTTTCATTAACTTTATTTTATGCATAATGAACTTGGCTATTATGATATTCAGTGGCCTAAATAGACTACTTGTTGGAGTTTAATGACTTATTTGTTTTGGTCACCAAGCTGAAATAATTATTCACTCTGAATCAGTCATACTGCACAGCAGGTTGCGATAAAAACTAGACTGCGGATATAGATCCGTTTATTTGCATTTGGGAGCAGAAATGTAATGAATATTGTTGATTCTGTGGATAAATAGATTAACGTTATTTATCTGAAAATGTCCAAACTGGAGCTGGAAatactgcaaactagctgcacttcatttcgttctacctgttttctattgatatttatttttatatatccataaaaaaatTACGCTGATTCAGgatttcaactggctgagaaaagctgcctgcctgttAAATGCGTTTCTCACTGAGCGATTAGAACAGCAGCGGCTGTTAGGATATTTGGGGCAGGAAGAAATCTCCTCTTCGTCTACAGAGGCTTCTGGATTTCGTCGTTAGTCTCATCAGCTATACCCGCACTGTAGactatctgcgagctgttggctattatacagtgccttcagaaaatattcacacaccttgactttttccacatttttgttgtcatagcaccttgactttttccacatttttgttgtcatagcctgaatttaaaatggattacattgagatgttTGGTCATTGGCCAACAAGTGCAattgttttttgaattttttgtaaattcataaaaaaatttaagctgaaatgttttgagtcagtattcaatccctttgttatagcaagccaAAATAACTTCAAAAGTAAATCATTTGAAtggatgactacctcatctctgtattccgcacatacaattatctgtaaggtccctcagttgagcagtgaatttcaaacacagattgacATAACATTGAATATTGCTTACCAAGTGACCAGtgatgttcctgagtggccgagttacagttttgacttaaatctacttgaaaatctatggcaagacctgaaaatggttgtttagcaatgattaacaactgatttgacagagcttgaagaattttgaaatgaataatgggcaaatgttgcacaatccaggtgtggaaagcactTCGACACTTACCAGAAActaacagctgtaatcgctgccaaagttgcttctacaaagtattgactcgggggtgtgaatacgtatgtaaattagatatttgtgtatttcattttcaataaattagaaaaatgtctaaaaacatgttttcaatttgtcattataaagtgttgtgtatagatgggtgaatttttttttttattgaatccattttgaatttgggctgtaacacaaaatgtggaataaatcaaggggtatgaatactttttgaaggcactgtattttgaATGCCTAAATTCTACATTATACAGTTCTACATCGTTTTACGTCAGCCAAGCAACAACATTCTGTCTCGGCAACGTTTTGCCAATGTGCAAACGCTCTCCAAACAAAATATTCCCTATGCATTTTGATACGTCGACCAGTATACTGGGTCAGTTTTCATTTAAATCCTTcacttgtttgtaacaattgcaaagacattgacAACTTTGTATTTAGTCAACTTCGTTCTGAAGTTATCGGCGGTTACAGACAAATGAACATCTTGATGCAAAAAAGCATCTAATgatgcacttagctgttctatgaCTGGGCTATGGCAGTCGGTAAAGGAGTAAACGTAATTTATAATAGTTACATGGAGAAAATTTGACCTCTCTCAAATGAAAATagatggccctcccttcagcaaaacaTGTTTTACCTAATACACGTTGAAAACAAAACAAGTGACCCTACCCTACACCCAGTGGGCAAAACCTGTTTGAAAATACGTCAGTATGACGTCTTTTTATGAAGTCTTATTCTGGTAGCAAACTggttgaaaaataaaaaatgttggtaTGTATTTTTACTGATCAGAATATTATGTATTTTTCTGACCACCATACAACCAGTTGGTCATAATTCTGAGCACTGTATTATGTGCTATATTAGGTAGCCTATTGGTCATACTTAAGACCTCATCATATCCTGGTAATGACCACCTGGCTACAGCCTATTACCTACTTTATAGCAGAGGAAAACGTTGGATATCGAAAACAttgttcattacatttctatttgTTTCCATAGCCACCAATTAAAGTTTAAATCTGCAACAGATTTTTATTTAAAATAGATTATGCAATGGCAAAAACAAATCTACATCACAATTTTCTGCACATCTGCATACAGTAGTAATTGTTTCACCCATGTCAATTACATGCAGAGAAAGACTGGGGCACAGCTTATATAAAGGCagattgttttatttgattaattaTTAATAAAAGTAATGTGATGGTTCAGATCTGCAGTGAAGAGAATCGGCGCATTACAACTTAATCGATTTGAGATTTTAAAATAACTAGAAAGGACATTCCTGAAGAAACTTTGTGGACATTTCCATGGGACTAGTTAAAGAAGTTGGTGGCCGTTATAtcttaaatgtttaaaaaaagagCAACTTGCTCATATATTGTACATACTTTGCGTCCTCCTCCACCACGGCTGTCAGCGGCATATTTTAGGATTTTCCAGAGGGCCCGTTGCGGGCAACCTAATGAGTTTTCTGGCATTTCATGACACTTACTGTAAGCAGAAAAAGTGAGGAAAATAAATTAACGATTGCCATAACGTGGATATGCAGGACACGACAGAACAGTGACGCACAGTAAAATACCTTTAACAGTCAGAATCGACTAAAACATTTTTCATTCTTTATGTCAAATGTCTCAACCGCTCATATTTACTTACATTACCAACTACAGTGGAGCACACACGAGTGGTAGCAAAGGCCTTCTGACTCCTGTAGCAAAGGCATTCTGGCTCCTTGCTCCCTTCATATTGAAGTGGGACATGAATTCATTGGTTATCAATCTGAAACATTTTTTAGAGGATATCAAAATTAGACAGTAGTTGGATAATGACAATGTTTAAGTCTCTAAATAGTAAAGTTTTGCTTAATCCTAATACATGTTGTAatattcaaacaactttttgtAAACACACCGCTCCCTAATCCTGAGGACATTTTCCCAGACAGAAGTTCCCCCAAGAAAGGTAAATGAAAAAATTCAAGTACTGTATATGTAAAGAGGCATTAACCCTTTGATGAGTACCAACACCCAGGTGTGATCATTCtgcagtggtccctgcagcatacgctgaaaccggtgtgattagaataCTCAGTTAGAACGTCCAGTTTCAATTGACGCAACAGTTAGCTTTTGAGCTGGCAACACTGTTATTTTCAAAGAAACATTttcacaaacacagtccttacaacgttatgtcctgaatgtgaccaGTATATTTTtagatgcaatgttcagacattcaaaGAAGTTGCGACAGCATAACACAGTCATCCAAACCAGAAAaggtaggctacatttgtcctagcgctaactgaggaaatatTGACCTAACACAAATGGTCATATTTAGCTAACTTTCGGTTGACAGAAACcataatatgaattagctaatagaaaTGACTATTTACAATTCTTCatatcacgggtgagctcaccattgatcaaaataattgagtaaaacactttctaaaagTGTAAATGAATCTGATGATGGGTAGTTTGTGTGcgccgccatgtttgttttttcaggGTAAACCAAAGATATGAAGAGGacacaagatgagtttggtctgttggcagtatgcatgttgaaggggtgtgtcgtctaccatcATTCAATTCTGGAAGTTTACtcgaaagatgagtgaaccatccCTCACCTCATTTGTTATAatatctttggtctgacagacatttACGGACACCCAGAAtacattgtataatgtcaacaaacatggcgccacacatagctggcaaatagtttagcattagctcatcataatcagtacaaccttacCAAAAAGTACtttacacacatcatatgtgtccattacaatctatgcaagaatcagaATACATGATTTGTTAgcagtacttgaaaacatgtgaacaaaacagtaaatacattatgctcatACATACTTACGGTATGCTAAAGTAGAAATGACAAAACGATATGcagaaaataaggcacttacttatATTGGAACACAAACACGCCCAaggttattatttgtaaggaagacaacaatgaaggcaatgcgagtgccagccagaaaatgtgctAGTGGGAAAAATATTGTGCTAGACtgcgcaaatgtctgcatacttgatctggaGAAACACTGGGAAGGTGCTTGGGCTCTCATCGAAGAGAGAAGTTTTTCCGGTTCAGTATAGCCTCAAACATaatgtcacgactcccgccgaagtcggcccctctccttgttcgggcggcgttcggcggtcgacgtcaccagcttactagttaccaccgatcgatgtttccctgttcgtttggttttgtctttattgtgtacacctgtttttgattccctgattatgttcattatttaaccctctgcctttcctgtttgtcttgtccatgattgtttcctgttttgtggttgttggaggtTTTTCTCCCAACCATGTTATTTTTCTGTGAGAAGTTTATTGAAAAATTGAGTAAACATGTTTTGTTTACActtatccctgtgtcctgcgcctgactccgctactAGTCATAAGAAACTATTACACATAAATTGTCCACAACAGtaaaatgggctacttctatgtgaattaacaCAACTCAATTCAAAGTGTTGTTAGAAAATAACATTTCTTAGAAAATAAATtcaaattgacaagttgaaatatAGCCTAGAAATATTTAGCAGGCAACATGtgtcttggtttgagggcagcgcaggttaactgtcctgtcctgttggtgtattgccgccacctactgtacagggTATTGAAATAAAACCAAAATAATATATTCCATTGCGGGGCGGCACAAGATAATACAAAATacacaaataaaacaaacaaCCATTCCACTCCTTCAGTCacattcaaatcacatccctacacaggctcaggtGCCTGTGAGGACGGAGCATTCAATGACAGGATTACTTGTAATGCCTCTGCAGAAAAGTTCCCGAGTCCCAAAAAACGATCAGCCGTACTCACAATGATGCATATTTTCTCAGATTTCCTCTCCGTTTGCACTGTGAAGTTGATAACTAAAGTAATAAACActacaaagtccaccttcttaacATGCAACATGTCAGGATCCCTCTGTTGACAAGGAACATCATCTTGTGTCTCTACTCCTACTACCATTACTTCATCAACCAAGCCTTTCTTCCACTCTTCTCAATGCCTCCGGATAGGAGACattctggacagcccttattcttACCACCTCCGTCTCCTGCACCCTAACACGACACATAACCAAATAATTTACATTTATCACACTGCATGGGTTTGGGCATGATGGCCCTCACAGGGAATCTCATATAACCCAAATACACGTGAGAAGGGAGAGACTCTTCATCAAAACCAATAGAATGGATGGAGTGGGCGCCCTGCTTCGAAGTTCTACACAAGACACATTCCAATCCGACATCTTCTTCAGATGCAGAGCATGCTCCTTCTGTTCCAtagaaacacaaaaaaaatggTATCAGCCAACTTATCGTTTTTTCATCGACACCACCTCATCCAACGCATCTACAATTTTAATAGAGACTTCAAACAGATCTCCCAGGTAACAACATCAATCCAAAACCCTTATTCCTACCGTATTCCTACAAGATTCCACTACCACTTTTCTTCTCTTATTTCCTTTTGCATTCGCCAATGTAATCCAGTTCttctcactctcctctccactcGACACGTCATCCGATTCAAACAGAACATTCGCTTCCGCTTTTTCCCCCGAGactaactgtcctgttgcgtaacacCACATTTTGGAATAGTGAGGGCATTCTGACATCACTCGcataacaaaacaaaagaaaatcATGTTTTACTCGCGCTGGggtgaccgttagagatatttggaacacACGAGGGAAAAGGTTAGAGACaataaaatattgtatttttcaaAAGTGATGTCTGTCATATCATTGCTGCAACGAACATTGTTAGAAATGGGTGTAATTGGCAAATATCTTACTCTTCTCTGAATCTGCACGTGTGTGAGTTTGAGTGAGCGATAGGGAGAATGAGCTTGtgagaaatgggagaaactttACATAATTCACCAGGGATGTGTCTGTTGAATCAGGACACAAGGGTTTTGCACCAAAACAAACTTGAGTTAAAATAGGATTTTATTTGCTTTACAAACATATTATTAGAAGCAGTGCTATTTCAATTGGATCTACtcacactacactcttagaagaaaGGGTTCCAAAATCGTTCttaggctgtccccataggagaaccctttctggttctgtagaacccttttgtgttccatgtagaatcctctgtagaaagtgttttacatggaaccctagatagttctacctggaaccaaaatggttctacatagaaccaaaaagggtttttcaaagggttcttctatggggacaccCGATGAACCTttctaggttctagatagcactttatTTTTCTAAGATCAAGCAATCATGGGCAGTCTCAGTGAGACCTGATGCAGAGAAAATATTATCATGAGCATAGCTAGTACAAACCTAACTCTTACAAAGTGGGCTAGTAGGAATCAATACACATTGAAGATCAGAGTAATGTTAGGTTCTGACAATCGGAGTTAAAAACTCAAACGAACGTCtagaaaaagctcaaaccaagtgaattcacccactgggtcaaacagttgaaaagacaaagacatgtttccACAAGTACATATATTTATACCCTCTACTGGGTGGAGTCAACTCCTTgcacatctagacagccaatacatctctgttgctaggcaggaacttAAGTGGTTCCTCTCGTTTTGTAGTCATGGCCCTGCCTCCTATGTGTGTATGTCATAGGACTGTTcctcctcacttcatctgacctgacctcggcccacattcctcactcctccctaacACACGGCTGTCCTTCCTTAtcagtgactgaaaccagacCACTGCCCTTCTCCTCTCAATAGGATACATGAGATTTAACCATAACATgttctgacagaatgtaaacttTCTGCACTCTACACCCAGTTCTAATATGGTAACATGAATAAGGATACTTCAAGTTATTTCAAGTTAGAACCCAACAGtatcaaacatatttttttttaatgttgcaTAAATGTGGCAGAATAGGTCACTGCTAACTGAGTGTGTGACCAAGCATTGCTATACAGGCCATGCATCAGGACGTTTACATGTTTCAGGAACTGTGAAGACCAAGACTAATCATGATTAACCATTACCTAAGGTATTCACTGAGTTAGACTTAGTCTAGCAAGTACATTGACTATGTTGCCCCTCAGCAATGTGGCAGTCAGGCAGACggagagagatagcgagataGACAGCAAAACATAGACTGTTTACATTTCTTAGTCAGCAGGCTGGATAACTAATCTACTCCTTCCCTTTGTTCCCTCCtccaaaatgtatttctctctctctttctctctctctctctcacacacacacacacaatcaatgtttcccttacagtatgtgtattcatcaaccatctctctctctctctctctctctctctcacgcacacacacacatggctaaCATGACACAATGTTGACATGATCCCAATCTTTTCTATAAGTTATTGTGatcatcatcatctctctccccctctctctcacacacacagaacacactcatacacacacagttaatatgACAACGCTGACATGACAATGTTTTCTAAAGATGTTGTGATCATCAGCTCTCTgcctctcgcacacacacatatgcacgtgcgcacacacacgcacgcacgggTTCAAAGTACTTCACCAGAGAGCACGACTTAGCAACAGAGCATCATTAGCTTCTTttattgtttcaaatcacaagtgtAGGCCTATGCCTGTTTGCCCACCATTTGGCAATATATCTGTATGTCGCGTGgcaatatgtatatactgtagctgattgagttgcggctgtcagtgaaaagcatctaaaatatgtgtgaagataatgtgtttTGAGTATAATTAAAAATGTTGCAACAAGAAGAAGGGAAGAGGTGTGTGGCAAAGATATGGAGTGTCTCAGAATGcatgcactcagctctccagaatgtgctcagCTGTCTCTCACCAATTCATGTGCGTTCATTGTTTCATTctgtgaattgtttgccctttgattgtttattttttttatcaattccCCATTGTATGTGTaaccagtaggcctagtaaatGTACCGTAAATCCCctgtcatttggttacattaatTTCTCTTAATCCATGTatttattgaaaaaaatattAGGGGGTAAATCATCTTTAATATTGCAgttagattgtggcttccatcaatgtaattgtctgcatcatttccaatccccaatatacactgctcaaaaaaataaagggaacacttaaacaacacaatgtaactccaagtcaatcacacttctgtgaaatcaaactgtccacttaggaagcaacactgattgacaataaatttcacatgctgttgtgcaaatggaatagacaacaggtggaaattataggcaattagcaagacacccccaataaaggagtggttctgcaggtggggaccacagaccacttctcagttcctatgccacctggctgatgttttggtcacttttgaatgctggcggtgctttcactctagtggtagcatgagacggagtctacaacccacacaagtggctcaggtagtgcagctcatccaggatggcacatcaatgcgagctgtggcaagaaggtttgctgtctgtcagcgtagtgtccagagcatgaaggcactaccaggagacaggccagtacatcaggagatgtagaggaggccgtaggagggcaacaacccagcagcaggaccgctacctccgcctttgtgcaaggaggagcaggaggagcactgccagagcactgccagactccatgagggtggtatgagggcccgacgtccacaggtgggggttgtgcttacagcccaacaccgtgcaggacatttggcatttgccagagaacaccaagattggcaaattcgccactggcgccctgtgctcttcacagatgaaagcaggttcacactgagcacgtgacagagtctggagacgctgtggagaacattctgctgcctgcaacatcctccagcatgaccggtttggcggtgggtcagtcatggtgtgaggtggcatttctttggggggccgcacagccctccatgtgctcgccagaggtagcctgactgccattaggtaccgagatgaaatcctcagaccccttgtgagaccatatgctggtgcggttggccctgggttcctcctaatgcaagacaatgctagatctcatgtgactggagtgtgtcagcagttcctgcaagaggaaggcattgatgctattgactggcccgcccattccccagacctgaa from Salmo trutta chromosome 16, fSalTru1.1, whole genome shotgun sequence includes these protein-coding regions:
- the LOC115151036 gene encoding U1 small nuclear ribonucleoprotein C, translating into MPKFYCDYCDTYLTHDSPSVRKTHCSGRKHKENVKDYYQKWMEEQAQSLIDKTTAAFQSGKIPPTPFPGAPPPGGAMLPPPNISGPPRPGMLPVPGPPMGGHGPHMMQMMGPPPHGMMPGPGMRPPMGHMQMMPGPHMMRPHRPMMLIRPGMIRPDR